A genomic region of Aspergillus oryzae RIB40 DNA, chromosome 1 contains the following coding sequences:
- a CDS encoding putative pyruvate dehydrogenase complex, dihydrolipoamide acetyltransferase component (dihydrolipoamide acetyltransferase): MADVAIPIFRPQLPAFAALSRYYASKSFPPHTIISMPALSPTMLAGNIGAWQKKPGDSLQPGDVLVEIETDKAQMDFEFQEEGVLAKVLKETGEKEVAVGSPIAVLVEEGTDVSSFESFTAEDAGGDKGAAPAQESKEESKGAADAAPASTPAPEPAAQEPETSGEKLQPSLDREPTISPAAKALALEKGVPIKALKGTGRGGQITKEDVEKYKPSASAAAGPTYEDIPLTSMRKTIASRLQQSTRENPHFFVSTTLSVTKLLKLRQALNASADGKYKLSVNDFLVKACAAALQKVPAVNSSWHEENGQVVIRQHKNADISVAVATPAGLITPVVKNVQGLGLSSISNSIKDLGKRARDNKLKPEEYQGGTFTISNMGMNPAVERFTAVINPPQAGILAVGTTRKVAVPVETENGTEVEWDDQIIVTGSFDHKVVDGAVGAEWIKELKKVVENPLELLL, translated from the exons ATGGCTGACGTTGCTATCCCTATTTTCAGACCCCAATTGCCCGCCTTCGCTGCCCTTTCCCGCTACTATGCCTCCAAGT CCTTCCCCCCTCACACTATCATTAGCATGCCTGCTTTGTCGCCAACAATGCTTGCTGGAAACATCGGTGCctggcagaagaagcccggCGATTCCCTGCAGCCCGGAGATGTTTTGGTCGAGATTGAGACCGATAAGGCACAGATGGATTTCGagttccaagaagaaggtgtCTTGGCTAAAGTTCTGAAGGAAACTGGTGAGAAGGAGGTTGCTGTCGGCTCC CCTATCGCCGTCCTCGTTGAAGAGGGCACTGATGTTTCGTCGTTCGAGTCGTTCACCGCTGAGGATGCCGGTGGTGACAAGGGTGCTGCCCCAGCTCAGGAGAGCAAGGAAGAATCCAAGGGTGCTGCTGATGCTGCTCCCGCTTCTACACCGGCTCCCGAGCCTGCTGCTCAGGAGCCCGAGACCTCGGGTGAGAAGCTTCAGCCCAGTCTCGACCGTGAGCCTACTATCAGCCctgctgccaaggctctTGCTCTGGAGAAGGGTGTGCCAATCAAGGCCCTTAAGGGCACTGGCCGAGGCGGTCAGATCAccaaggaggatgttgagaagTACAAGCCCAGCGCTTCTGCCGCTGCTGGCCCTACCTATGAGGATATCCCTCTTACATCCATGCGCAAGACTATTGCCAGCCGCCTTCAGCAATCCACCAGAGAGAACCCCCACTTCTTCGTCTCAACTACTCTGTCTGTCACTAAGCTTCTGAAGCTCCGCCAGGCCCTTAACGCCTCTGCCGATGGCAAGTACAAGCTTTCCGTCAATGACTTCCTTGTCAAGGCTTGTGCTGCGGCTCTTCAGAAGGTGCCGGCTGTCAACTCCAGCTGGCACGAGGAGAACGGCCAGGTAGTCATCCGCCAGCACAAGAATGCCGACATCAGTGTTGCCGTTGCCACTCCTGCTGGACTGATCACCCCTGTTGTGAAGAACGTCCAGGGTCTCGGCCTCTCCAGCATCTCTAACTCTATCAAGGACCTTGGTAAGCGTGCTCGCGACAACAAGCTTAAGCCGGAGGAGTACCAGGGTGGTACTTTCACCATCAGCAACATGGGAATGAACCCTGCCGTTGAGCGGTTCACTGCTGTTATCAACCCCCCTCAGGCTGGTATCCTGGCTGTTGGCACCACCCGCAAGGTTGCCGTCCCTGTTGAGACTGAGAACGGTACCGAGGTTGAGTGGGACGACCAGATCATTGTGACTGGCAGCTTTGACCACAAGGTTGTCGATGGTGCCGTTGGTGCTGAATGGATtaaggagctgaagaaggttgttgagaaCCCCTTGGAGCTGCTGCTCTAA
- a CDS encoding malate dehydrogenase (NAD-dependent malate dehydrogenase) translates to MFAARQSFNLLQKRAFSASASQASKVAVLGAAGGIGQPLSLLLKLNPRVSELALYDIRGGPGVAADLSHINTNSTVSGYEATPSGLRDALKGSEIVLIPAGVPRKPGMTRDDLFNTNASIVRDLAKAAAEASPEANILVISNPVNSTVPIVSEVFKSKGVYNPKRLFGVTTLDVVRASRFISQVQKTDPSNEAVTVVGGHSGVTIVPLLSQSSHPSIEGKTRDELVNRIQFGGDEVVKAKDGAGSATLSMAMAGARMAESLLKAAQGEKGVVEPTFVDSPLYKDQGVDFFASKVELGPNGVEKILPVGQVNAYEEKLLEACLGDLKKNIQKGIDFVKANP, encoded by the exons ATGTTCGCTGCTCGCCAGTCTttcaacctcctccagaagCGcgccttctccgcctctgcCAGCCAG gCTTCCAAGGTTGCCGTTCTTGGTGCCGCTGGTGGCATTGGCCAGcctctctcccttctcctcaAGCTCAACCCCCGTGTTTCTGAGCTTGCCCTCTACGATATCCGCGGTGGCCCTG GTGTTGCCGCTGACCTGAGccacatcaacaccaacagcaCCGTCTCTGGCTACGAGGCTACCCCCTCTGGCCTCCGTGATGCTCTCAAGGGCTCCGAGATCGTCCTCATCCCTGCCGGTGTTCCTCGCAAGCCCGGCATGACCCGTGACG ACCTGTTCAACACCAACGCCTCCATTGTCCGCGACCTTGCTAAGGCCGCCGCCGAGGCTTCCCCCGAGGccaacatcctcgtcatctcCAACCCT GTCAACTCCACCGTCCCCATCGTCTCTGAGGTCTTCAAGTCCAAGGGTGTCTACAACCCCAAGCGTCTCTTCGGTGTCACTACCCTTGACGTTGTCCGTGCCTCTCGCTTCATCTCCCAGGTCCAGAAGACCGACCCCTCCAACGAGGCCGTCACTGTCGTCGGTGGTCACTCCGGTGTGACCATTgtccctcttctctcccagTCCAGCCACCCCAGCATTGAGGGTAAGACCCGCGATGAGCTCGTCAACCGCATCCAGTTCGGTGGTGATGAGGttgtcaaggccaaggatggtgCTGGCTCTGCCACCCTCtccatggccatggctggTGCTCGCATGGCTGAGTCCCTCCTGAAGGCCGCCCAGGGTGAGAAGGGTGTCGTTGAGCCCACTTTCGTCGACAGCCCTCTCTACAAGGACCAGGGTGTTgacttcttcgcctccaAGGTCGAGCTCGGCCCCAACGGTgttgagaagatcctccCCGTTGGCCAGGTCAACGCCTACgaggagaagctcctcgaggCCTGCCTTGGTGACCTCAAGAAGAACATCCAGAAGGGTATTGACTTCGTCAAGGCCAACCCTTAA
- a CDS encoding golgi SNAP receptor complex member 2 family protein (predicted protein) — MVLQLRKEREDAQSVTNRNELLGRRPHHTATPENPYAQSSLPQSSAFAPSSSRGGLSFGASPADYNRETHALREQSFLANTSIQLDEFLDRGRAVLADLGQQREVLKGTQRRLYSVANTLGVSGETIRKVERRAKQDKWIFWGGVLIFFLFCWAVLHFLR, encoded by the exons ATGGTTCTGCA GCTACGCAAAGAACGAGAGGATGCC CAATCCGTGACAAACCGTAATGAACTACTTGGTCGACGTCCACATCACACAGCGACACCCGAGAACCCATACGCCCAATCTTCCCTTCCTCAGTCGTCGGCCTTCGCTCCATCTTCGTCCCGCGGGGGGCTCAGTTTCGGCGCTTCACCCGCAGATTACAACCGTGAGACTCATGCGCTTCGCGAGCAATCTTTCTTGGCCAACACGAGCATACAGCTTGATGAATTCCTCGACCGGGGACGTGCTGTACTAGCGGATCTTGGGCAGCAGCGAGAGGTGTTGAAGGGAACGCAGCGTCGGCTGTATAGTGTCGCTAATACCCTGGGAGTCAGCGGTGAAACCATCCGAAAAGTGGAGCGACGGGCAAAGCAGGATAAGTGGATTTTCTGGGGTGGGGTcctcatattcttcctcttttgcTGGGCTGTATTACACTTTTTGAGATAG